One region of Vitis vinifera cultivar Pinot Noir 40024 chromosome 1, ASM3070453v1 genomic DNA includes:
- the LOC100246556 gene encoding 2-phytyl-1,4-beta-naphthoquinone methyltransferase, chloroplastic produces the protein MASLHFLLRPSSNPNLLALPSRSRPVQCANERQALFSRIAPVYDNLNDFLSLGQHRIWKRMAVSWSGAKRGDDVLDLCCGSGDLAFLLSERVGSDGKVIGFDFSREQLSVASSRQHLLSKACYKNIEWIEGDATKLPFSDCSFDAITMGYGLRNVLDRGKAMQEMFRVLKPGSRVSILDFNKSTKPFITSIQEWMIDNVVVPVATGYGLADEYAYLKSSVQEFLTGKELEKLALEMGFSNAKHYEIGGGIMGNLVAKR, from the exons ATGGCTTCACTTCACTTCCTTCTTCGCCCATCCTCCAATCCCAATCTTCTCGCTTTACCCTCCAGATCTCGACCGGTTCAATGTGCTAACGAGCGCCAGGCGCTGTTTAGCCGCATTGCTCCTGTTTACGATAAT CTGAATGATTTCTTGAGTTTGGGGCAGCACCGGATATGGAAAAGAATGGCGGTATCATGGAGCGG GGCCAAGAGGGGAGACGATGTGTTGGATTTGTGTTGTGGAAGTGGGGATTTGGCATTTCTACTATCAGAAAGAGTTGGGTCTGATGGCAAG GTGATAGGTTTTGATTTCTCAAGGGAGCAATTATCGGTTGCTTCATCTCGACAACACTTGCTCTCAAAAGCCTGCTACAAGAACATTGA GTGGATTGAGGGCGATGCAACTAAGTTGCCTTTTTCTGATTGTTCTTTTGATGCCATTACCATGGGTTATGGGCTACGAAATGTGTTAGATAGAGGCAAGGCCATGCAAGAGATGTTTCGAGTCTTGAAACCAG GGTCAAGGGTATCCATCCTCGATTTCAATAAAAGCACTAAACCATTTATTACATCAATTCAG GAATGGATGATTGATAATGTAGTTGTTCCTGTTGCAACTGGTTATGGCCTTGCTGATGAGTATGCATATTTGAAAAGCTCAGTTCAGGAATTCTTAACAG GGAAGGAGTTGGAGAAGCTTGCTTTAGAAATGGGATTTTCCAATGCCAAACATTATGAGATTGGTGGAGGCATCATGGGGAACTTAGTAGCCAAACGGTAG
- the LOC100251695 gene encoding cysteine-rich receptor-like protein kinase 2 — protein sequence MKMKQAHPSAPSPSLLFLFIITLSVIELSAGDPRSRMIQITCANQPEHNSTIFVPNFVAMMENISNQVRTSGFGVAISGSGPDANYGLAQCYGDLSLLDCVLCYAEARTVLPQCFPYNGGRIYLDGCFMRAQNYSFIEEYTGPSDHALCGNETRKNSTFQESARQAIKQAVADAPNNNGYARSKVIVPGTANESAYVLADCWRTLNASSCRACLENASSSILGCLPWSEGRALNTGCFMRYSDTDFLNKEPDNGSSRGTVIIIVVPAVSAVIVLLVLGAIGVYIWKQRKIQKKRRGSNDAIKLVKTLHDSSLNFKYATLEKATGSFDNENKLGQGGFGTVYKGVLTDGREIAVKRLFFNNRHRAADFYNEVNIISSVEHKNLVRLLGCSCSGPESLLVYEYLPNKSLDRFIFDTNRGKALNWEKRCEIIIGTAEGLAYLHENSTNRIIHRDIKASNILLDSKMRAKIADFGLARSFQEDKSHITTAIAGTLGYMAPEYLAHGQLTEKVDVYSFGVLLLEIVTGRQNNRSKTSEYSDSIVTIAWKHFQLGTLEELFDPNLMLHNYHNGNIKNEVLRVMQIALLCTQEAPSLRPSMSKALQMLTKKDEHLPTPTNPPFIDERTMELNEACANPSYPLNAAISGSVANMSHSSFYPR from the exons atgaagatgaagcaAGCCCACCCATCAGCCCCTTCcccttctcttctcttcctttttatCATAACTCTATCGGTGATAGAACTATCCGCCGGGGACCCCAGATCACGAATGATCCAAATCACGTGTGCGAACCAGCCAGAGCACAATTCAACCATCTTCGTCCCCAATTTTGTGGCAATGATGGAAAATATCAGTAACCAAGTGCGCACTTCTGGTTTTGGCGTGGCTATTTCTGGCTCAGGACCTGATGCTAACTACGGTCTTGCCCAATGCTATGGAGATCTGTCTTTGCTTGATTGTGTATTATGCTATGCGGAGGCGCGAACAGTTCTTCCCCAGTGCTTTCCTTACAATGGGGGTCGCATTTACCTTGATGGTTGCTTTATGCGAGCTCAAAATTACAGCTTCATTGAGGAGTATACAGGGCCAAGTGACCATGCTTTGTGTGGAAACGAAACCCGAAAGAACTCCACGTTCCAGGAGTCTGCAAGGCAGGCTATAAAGCAAGCAGTTGCTGATGCACCAAACAATAATGGGTATGCAAGGAGTAAGGTGATAGTGCCGGGAACAGCAAATGAGTCGGCCTATGTGCTGGCTGATTGTTGGAGGACTTTGAATGCAAGCTCATGTAGGGCATGTCTGGAGAATGCATCGTCATCGATATTGGGATGCTTGCCTTGGTCTGAAGGGCGGGCACTGAACACAGGGTGCTTCATGAGGTACTCAGATACAGATTTCCTCAACAAGGAACCAGATAATGGAAGTTCAAGAG GGactgtaataataatagtagtacCTGCTGTAAGTGCTGTGATTGTTCTTCTAGTACTGGGAGCGATTGGAGTTTATATCTGGAAGCAAAGAAAGatccaaaagaaaaggagaG GTTCCAACGATGCTATAAAATTAGTTAAGACCCTCCATGACAGTAGCTTGAACTTCAAATATGCTACACTTGAGAAGGCCACAGGATCTTTTGATAATGAGAACAAGCTTGGACAAGGAGGATTTGGGACTGTTTATAAG GGAGTTCTGACTGATGGAAGAGAGATTGCTGTGAAGAGGCTTTTCTTCAACAACAGACACAGAGCAGCAGATTTCTATAATGAAGTTAACATAATAAGCAGTGTTGAGCACAAAAATCTAGTCAGGCTGTTGGGGTGCAGTTGCTCAGGGCCTGAAAGCCTTCTCGTCTATGAATATCTGCCAAATAAGAGTCTTGATCGCTTCATCTTCG ATACAAACAGAGGTAAAGCACTGAACTGGGAAAAGAGATGTGAGATAATCATTGGGACAGCAGAAGGTCTGGCCTACCTTCATGAAAATTCGACGAACAGAATTATCCACAGAGATATAAAAGCCAGTAATATCTTGTTGGATTCGAAGATGCGTGCTAAAATAGCTGATTTTGGGCTGGCCAGGTCTTTCCAAGAAGATAAGAGTCATATAACCACTGCCATTGCAGGAACACT AGGATATATGGCTCCAGAGTACCTGGCCCATGGCCAGTTAACAGAAAAGGTAGATGTCTACAGCTTTGGTGTGCTCTTGTTAGAGATTGTCACAGGAAGGCAGAACAACAGGAGCAAAACTTCAGAATACTCGGACAGCATAGTCACTATC GCATGGAAGCATTTCCAGCTAGGGACCTTGGAGGAACTTTTTGATCCGAATTTAATGTTGCATAACTACCACAATGGCAACATTAAGAACGAAGTTTTGAGAGTGATGCAGATAGCACTTCTTTGCACCCAAGAGGCTCCATCATTACGACCATCAATGTCAAAGGCACTACAGATGCTGACAAAGAAGGATGAACATCTTCCAACACCCACTAATCCCCCATTTATAGATGAAAGGACCATGGAACTTAATGAGGCATG